The following proteins are encoded in a genomic region of Struthio camelus isolate bStrCam1 chromosome 3, bStrCam1.hap1, whole genome shotgun sequence:
- the IMP3 gene encoding U3 small nucleolar ribonucleoprotein protein IMP3, which yields MSRIPRPRRQRGRRAGLLAAGTALGPCRLGWAWGGAQRGGGTTSSSSSSSSSSCAGRGAAKRRGGGLITIIIIIIMVRKLKYHEQKLLKRLELVSWEAAAGSLAEVRALRRYRVARREDYARYKALSRAVRALARRLRDLGPAGGAFRARCAAALLEKLYAMGLVSSRRSLAVCERVSAAAFCRRRLPCLLLKLRMAQSLRDAVAFVEQGHVRVGPEVVTDPALLVTRAMEDFVTWTDASRLRRKVLDYNQERDDFDLAA from the coding sequence atgagCCGCATCCctcggccccgccggcagcgcgggcggcgggcagggctgctTGCCGCGGGAACGGCCCTCGGGCCgtgcaggctgggctgggcttggggcggagcgcagcgcggcggcggcaccacctcctcttcctcctcctcctcctcctcctcctgcgccgGAAGAGGCGCGGCgaagcggcgcggcggcggcctcatcaccatcatcatcatcatcatcatggtGCGGAAGCTCAAGTACCACGAGCAGAAGCTGCTGAAGCGGCTGGAGCTGGTGagctgggaggcggcggcgggcagcttGGCGGAGGTGCGGGCGCTGCGGCGCTACCGCGTGGCGCGGCGGGAGGACTACGCGCGCTACAAGGCGCTGAGCCGCGCCGTGCGCGCCCTGGCGCGCCGCCTCCGCGACctgggcccggcgggcggcgcttTCCGCgcccgctgcgccgccgcgctgctggaGAAGCTCTACGCCATGGGGCTGGTGAGCTCCCGGCGCTCGCTGGCCGTCTGCGAGCGCGTCTCGGCCGCCGCcttctgccgccgccgcctgccctgcctgctgctCAAGCTGCGCATGGCGCAGAGCCTGCGCGACGCCGTGGCCTTCGTGGAGCAGGGCCACGTGCGCGTGGGGCCCGAGGTGGTCACCGACCCCGCCCTCCTGGTCACCCGCGCCATGGAGGACTTCGTCACCTGGACCGACGCCTCCCGCCTCCGCCGCAAGGTGCTCGACTACAACCAGGAGCGCGACGA